A part of bacterium genomic DNA contains:
- a CDS encoding ABC transporter ATP-binding protein, producing MATKTDYGIRTRLDIPYTEAIEKTTRALQDQGFGVLTEIDVKA from the coding sequence ATGGCAACCAAAACCGACTACGGCATCCGAACACGCCTCGACATCCCGTACACCGAAGCTATAGAGAAGACGACCCGGGCCCTCCAGGATCAGGGGTTCGGAGTCCTCACCGAGATCGACGTCAAAGCCA